TCTCTCCTGATGGCTGAGATGTAGCAATGGGGAGCGATGATGTGCAGCCACCTTCCCTGGTCTGGACACCCCTCGATGAAAGGCAACGGGTGCTCCGGCTCTGTGGGAGTCACTGCAGAAACGTGGCTGGTGGTAGCGTTGCCCCTCGGTGGCTGAATATGGGGTCAGCAGCTGCCCCCAACACATCCTCCCCTGCCTCAGTCCATAACCGAGAGCTGGCAGGTTTAACCCTTCAGCCCTCACCCCAAATCTGGGGACAAGGTACCCCCCCAGCAGCAAGCCCCCATGCACAGGGGTCAGCTGGAGCAGTGGCAGCGAGTGGGGATGCGTTGCGGGGAGCCTGCAGCACACCAGTGAACCTGGAGCAAGCGTGACACAGGCTTCACACTGCCTTTCTCCAAGCAAAGCAGCTAAAAAACCCTCAGAGTTTCTCCAGCGTACAATCTCCTGCCCATACAGAGGGCAGATTCCTGCCTATATATACCCGGCATACGGCTGGTtggggcaggaggtggtggGGTCAGTGGTGGTGGTCTGGCTGGCGGTCCCCGAGCCCCTCGGGCTGTCAGGTACCTGTACCTGCAACTTCTTGGTCAGCAGCTCCTCACGGGGAGGTTGCAGGGGCCGCTTCAGCCCCTTGGCGGTGGAGCCCGACGTGTCTTCTCCTGCCTCGCCGAGCTGCGTCCCCAGCCCTTGCCGGGGCTCCGGGGGCTGGTAGCCCGCCTGGTTGGGATCCAGGGGGTCTCGGGAGAGCAGGATGCAGATGGAGGGGACGTTCTTATGGACAGTCAGGTTCTGTGCTGGACCACCGGGCAGAGGGTCCTGGTTCTCCCAGACCTCCAGCAAGGTTTTGTAGCGTACCTTGGTGACCTGGTGAAGACCTCCCAGCTTCCGCTTCATGATCTCCACGCAGGTGATGGTCTTGGTGACCGCCCTGCCGCAACCGCTGAAGACGATCTGACGGCTGCCCTTCAGCTCCATCTGGGCCATGGCGAAGTTCATCAGGTTCCTGATCTTGCTGCCTTCCTTCACCTTCATCTCCACCACGTCTGGGGGCAGGTCGGGGAAGGGCAAGGGGCTTTCCTCCTCCGAAGTCCTCACCTTTCGGAAGTTCTCCATCCTGGACTGGGCGATGGGCTTGGCTCCCCCTCCTTCGGCAGCCATCCTTCACCCCTTCCCGGTGGATCTGCTCGGGCTCCTAGCCCCCCGGGACCAtggcagggctggctctgctgccctCCCACCCAGCCCGCAGGAGGGCTGAGTTTAACCCTGTGTCCCCGGGACCACCagtcccttcccctctcctcgcCTGGGGCTGGCTGCGGAGGAGATGGCAGCGAGCTCGGTAGCCGTGCCAGAGGCTGTCTCCCGTTGGGGACGGGGCTGCAGGATCCCCTGCGTGCCCCTGGTTGTTCCCGGTGGAGACGACGGCCGGCTCTGGCTCTCGGCGATGCTTGGGCTCCTCCGCTCCCACTGCAGCacttgcttctgctgctctttgcttCATTCTGGACTTCAGCAGCCCCCAGAGCTGTTCTGTGTAATTAGCAgatcctccccctctccctccccttcctcccctcctcctcccctcgcTCAGCCTCCCATCCCAgcacccagctcctgccttcATCCCTGCCCAGCACCGAGAGCCAGCGAAGGCGaaggggtgggcagggagccCTGGTCCCCGGCCGGGAGcgtgcaggcagggaagggaagggaagggaagggaagggaagggaagggaagggaagggaagggaaaggaagggaagggaagggaagggaagggaagagaaaggaagggaagggaaaggaaggtggaaggcagagggagaagcTCACTCTTGCCTTCATGATGCTCCCAGAGTCCTGCCCCCTTAAAGAGAACCTGGTCCCTTCTTTCGGTGCTTGCTCCGCTCAAGGACACCAACTGCTAACTGCAAATGTCAGCAGAGTGCAGGCAGCtagcctgcctgcctccctgcctgcctcccctgcACCCTCTCCCCGACAGCATCCCCAGGGGGATGAGGACTGCCAGCCACGCTGTGCCCAGGGATGGCATGGAGATGTGGGAGGTACTTTGGGGAGTACTTTGGCGCCGGAGCCCAACCCTTATTAGCTATAAGAGAAGGTAACGGGACTCGCGGGCAGGACGAATCCTGGCAGATGGCTTCGCGGCCCTGTTTTCACGGGtgatttctctccctcctcctcctccttccccacccctccctctccccacgGCTCTCCCAGACCCTGTCCCTTGCTCTTCTCCGTGTCCCCAACACGGAGCTGCCCACCATGAGGTCACCGTCATATTTACTGCCTGAGCCCCTGGAAATACATCCCAGGAGGTACCTATCGCAGGCCAGAAGATCTCGCCTCTCTGCCCCCaatcccttccctgggcagaggCGATGTCCCTGCACCAGGCTGGCCCTCTGCCTGCCCCTGTCacctgcctgtcccctgcccgcccccggcacccccagcctcccacCCCGCTGGCTGGGGGATCATTGCACAGTGGAAAGACATGCCAAGTATTGACTTGCAGTCAAATCTTATCGGCCTCTGGAGGCCCCTGGATTGTTTTCACTCTGAGCAGGGcttgaaaaaatacataaataaataaatcgaTCCGATGCCCACGGAGGTGAAGGCTGTGGCAAGGCAGGATGCAGCCATCCCTTCCCAGCCGGGGCGAACCCCTGCATCCCTGTGGTCCCCAAAGCAGCTTTCCATGGGTACTGCTGCCCTAAATGCGGGGCAGGTATGGGGCACCCCCTGATCTGACCACCAGACTGGGATCCAGGGGACTCTGCAGGTGATGGGAGGACAGCACCGGTGTCTCACCCACATGGAATGGGATGCTCCATCTAAGAGCAGTGCCCCGCTGTGCTGGAAAACCCAAGGGGATGGAGAGCACTTTTTCCCTGATCCAGCTAACAACCTATAAGGCCGCTTTGGCACagagggggaaactgaggcaggggacATGACGCTCCCAGGCTCACCCCCAGCATTGGCAGCGGATTCGGGCTTTGAGCATCCCCCAAGTCCCGCCCGGTGCTCTGCGGTAGTGAGCATGCCTAGTCGCTGCACTTCCACCATGAATCCCTCGCTCATACAAGACAAAACAATGtcaattttccccctttccgCTTGATGACTGTTTGTGGCATCCTCGCAGAAGGCACTTGGCTCCTTCCTcgtgcaggcagggatggatTAAGCCTCTCAGGGAAATCGCTGCCTTCAAAAGATACTAAAACCCTAGGAAAATAATCGGGAAGGATTTTAGCAACAATTCACAGAGTGTGTGTAGTCGAGGGAGCCGAGAAATCCCTCCGAGTCACTATTCAGGTGTGCAaacagctgccagcagcacaggaggatTACGTGGCCACTGAGGGCCAACAGCACCAGGACACCGGGCGAGCCAGGGCTGCTCGGTGCCAAGCCTGCAGCCGGATGAATCCCTGGTGCTGGGTGAACCATCCAGCCTTTCTTTCCTGGCCCAGGACCAGCTCCTGCCTCCCGTGGCCCATTTTCTGTGGTCTCAGGGTGCCTTCCCAACCCATCGGATgatggaagcagcagcagcttctccccGCTGCCTCTAATTGCTGCTTAACAAACTCCACTTATTGCAGCCTCCGAAATGGAGGCAGATGAGGTACAATCACGGCCAAGCCTTTCTGCATCCCTCAAAAGGCTACGGAGGGTGTGCTCCCCCCAAGGCAAAGGCTGCGGTGGGGGGGCATTAATGGCAGGGtcttgcttttgctctgcagtgcttaaaatgtaaatgaaattcATTATTAGCAACTCCATTGCTAATTACCATCTGAAGCCATTCATTAGCCTGTCAGCTTATTTGTTGGAGGACAACAGAGTGGATCGGTTATTCCAAGCGAAGGAATAGCTGAAATCAGCTCAGCCGCAGTGAACAGcggggtgggagagggaggagagcgGGGATAGGGGGACAAAGGCACAGACAACCCAGCCGGGGGggaaccaggaaaaaaacactgggAAAGAGGATGGGGAGTCGTTTAAAATGGAGAAGCGGCAAATGGTGAAGgcaggaatggagaaaaaatagGAATAAAGCAATTACACACTACATATCGTCTGTCTGTCCTCCCTGAGCATCCACTCTGGTCATACTGGGACCTGGGGACtggtttcttcctccctttccccattaGTTTCTCTCTGAGCATCCCACGTCCCAGTGCCACAGGTTGCCACCATCCCACAGGGATGGGGGTTCCAtcccggggcggggggtccCCATCCCTACGGGGCGCTCTTGCCTGGCCCCAACCCTGCAGGAAGGATGAGCTTGGAAAGGCCATTtgccagaggagcagggagaggagggctgcaggggacagcATGAAGCCAGAGCTGACAGTGGCCTCGGCCAAGcctgggaaagggggaaaaaaaaccccagaaacatATTCCTAAtggagagcagggcagctggagaggagcagtAACCCGAGCCCCTGTCCTCCACCTGCCCtctccatcttttctttcatccaAGGTGGCACTGCATGGGAGTGAGTCGGAAAGTCAAAGCATCCGATACAAGGAAAGTCTTGGCGCCACTGTCCATCTCTGCGTCACATCAGCCCGGCTCAGGTCTCAGGCACTCTCATCACGTTGCACTCGGCAGCAGGCTGATGCCTGGGCTGATTGCAGCCCCAGGGAGGGATGCAGATGGACCCACAGGGTGCCGCGGCTGCAAGGGACCCCCTACCCCAATCCTAACCAGGGtctgggagctgctgcttcctGGGACCAGTCCCCAGAGGATGTGACCCCAGCCtccctggggtgcaggggctgCCTCAGGATGCCACATGAACCCTAGGAGCATTCTACTAGGGTGGAACCAGGTCCCTACTAACTGAGTCTGCAAAAGAAACCCTTTGTCCCTACCATaaacagaaaagagcaaagctcAAGATAATCTTCATTTTGAGTGGgcaggcagtaaaaaaaaaaaaaaaggggggggtgggaacCCTGTTATGAGGCAAGTCCCTTTGCAAAGCTGCAGTACAACAAACAGAGGAACATTGTAAGGGCCCTGAGGGCATTAATAAACCCTAATGGTACTGACCAGCcccacctgggaccccccacccaCACCCTGCCCATGGCCCAGGCACTCTATTAAAGCTCAGCCCAGGTCATTTAGTCCAAGTTTGAGCTATGTTGTGGCTGGTTTCTGCCTCAGCTACAGCCATTCTCATGCCtggttgctgctgctctggaccCCAACCCACAGATTAGCCCTGGCCCTGATGCTGACCTGCAGATTGATTTTGTGGCTTGGCTGTGAACCTGTCTGCTTGCTGTGGACTTGGTGGTTGATCTGGGCTCTTGGTTGATCCTGACTGTCTTCCTCAGCCTGCCCTGCTCAGGTAGTGTGGGACGGGCACTGGGCAGCAAGGCTTTTACCCTGGTCTTGTGTTATCCCCTTGGCTCCCCAAACATCCCCCATGAGCAAGGGGAGCACACATCCCTTTGATTTCTGAATATCTCTTCTTGTAAAGCCTGCAGGCAGATGGCAGCGTGGTGGTGCCAAGGGCAAGGAACAGCTCTGCAGTTGGCCATCCCCAAAGTCTCAATTAAATGGGAAGGTGCTGGGGGACCTGAGAAAGGCAAAGAACAGGGTAGGGAGCAAATCCAGATCGGAGAAAGCTCAGGAGACAAGCAATAAGGGACACAAAGCAGTTCCCATCGTCCTGGGCCCAAGGGTGGGATCTTACAGCTGATCTGTGGTGAAATTGGGACTGACCTGAGTCTGTTAAGAAATCCTGCCCAGGGAGCAGGACTGGGGTTtgcgggcaggcagggctgtacAGGCAGAGCCAGCGCAGCACTCCAAGTCTCAGAGCACCCCCGTGAGGTCTCACACGTGGGCGAGCAGCAGCGCTTGGCAAGAGTGGGGATC
This DNA window, taken from Haliaeetus albicilla chromosome 12, bHalAlb1.1, whole genome shotgun sequence, encodes the following:
- the RPP25 gene encoding ribonuclease P protein subunit p25, producing the protein MAAEGGGAKPIAQSRMENFRKVRTSEEESPLPFPDLPPDVVEMKVKEGSKIRNLMNFAMAQMELKGSRQIVFSGCGRAVTKTITCVEIMKRKLGGLHQVTKVRYKTLLEVWENQDPLPGGPAQNLTVHKNVPSICILLSRDPLDPNQAGYQPPEPRQGLGTQLGEAGEDTSGSTAKGLKRPLQPPREELLTKKLQVQVPDSPRGSGTASQTTTTDPTTSCPNQPYAGYI